The following coding sequences lie in one Zingiber officinale cultivar Zhangliang chromosome 2B, Zo_v1.1, whole genome shotgun sequence genomic window:
- the LOC122047656 gene encoding biotin--protein ligase 2-like, protein MCYALVRPAATLLRLRPKQLHRRRLPVSAFSLTSFSSFCGSPMDDRSPATILVLSGKSPREDAVALSLKSRSDTVKLIDEEGAETRVLLGSEADDATFDPRSYMDALSASRFGRFLIWSPKIPSTHDVVSKNFAELPLGTVCVTDLQYKGRGRVKNVWESPIGCLLFSFTLQMEDGRKLPLLQYVVSLAVTEAIKTLCQKKGLPNLDVRIKWPNDLYLNGLKLGGILCTSTYRSKNFNVCAGIGLNLDNEKPTTCLNAALREINPSSVRLSREEVLASFFNKFETFLEIFLTEGFQPLEELYYKTWLHSGQEVVIEEKQEGQPDEKIIVTVQGLTSDGYLLAIDEDDKSYALHPDGNSFDFFKGLVRRKLG, encoded by the exons ATGTGCTACGCCCTAGTCCGGCCCGCCGCCACCCTCCTCAGGCTCCGTCCGAAGCAGCTTCACCGGCGAAGACTCCCGGTCTCCGCCTTCTCCCtaacctccttctcctccttctgcGGTAGTCCCATGGACGACCGCAGTCCTGCCACTATCCTCGTCCTCTCTGGCAAGTCCCCTCGAGAGGACGCTGTCGCTCTATCACTCAAATCGAGGTCGGATACAGTGAAGCTGATCGACGAAGAGGGAGCAGAGActagggttttacttggttccgAGGCCGACGACGCCACCTTTGATCCTCGTTCATACATGGACGCCCTCAGCGCAAGCCGGTTCGGGCGGTTCCTCATATGGTCCCCGAAGATTCCCTCCACCCACGACGTCGTTTCCAA GAACTTCGCTGAGCTTCCTCTGGGCACAGTCTGCGTTACGGATCTGCAGTACAAAGGAAGAG GTCGAGTGAAGAATGTTTGGGAATCGCCCATTGGTTGCCTCCTTTTCTCCTTCACATTGCAGATGGAAGATGGGCGGAAGCTGCCTCTCCTGCAGTATGTTGTGTCTCTTGCTGTTACGGAGGCAATCAAGACACTGTGCCAAAAGAAA GGTTTGCCAAATCTTGATGTTAGAATTAAGTGGCCGAATGATCTTTATCTAAATGGCTTGAAACTCGGTGGGATTCTTTGTACTTCAACTTATAGATCAAAGAATTTCAATGTCTGTGCGG GCATTGGATTGAACTTGGACAATGAGAAACCGACTACATGTTTGAATGCTGCTCTGCGAGAGATCAACCCAAGTTCAGTTCGCCTAAGTAGAGAAGAAGttcttgcatcatttttcaataaaTTTGAGACTTTTTTAGAGATTTTCTTGACTGAAG GGTTTCAGCCTCTCGAGGAACTTTACTATAAGACATGGCTTCACAG TGGTCAGGAGGTTGTcatagaagaaaaacaagagggaCAACCTGATGAAAAGATTATAGTAACAGTTCAG GGATTGACATCTGATGGATATTTGTTGGCCATTGATGAGGATGATAAGAGCTATGCACTCCATCCTGATGGCAATAG CTTTGACTTCTTCAAAGGACTGGTTAGGAGGAAGTTGGGATGA
- the LOC122047654 gene encoding pentatricopeptide repeat-containing protein At3g04130, mitochondrial-like produces MKVPCKGLLGVFSISHQFINAARKNTDNCWPVGLFSGGFQACYTTLPHSLASFERKPKQTDEESRDAHHIRGVILKDQNATVDAVVQSLLSDRFCSQIQLTAKLVDDLLQNFGDDWKSALGFFEWVSSRNGYEHTQFAQNRMVDLLGKMRQMGSMWDLVQKMHCGGFLTTETIAKVMRRLAGAKRWKDLIQFFDELESIGFARDTETMNLLLDTLCKEKKVDVAREAFSVLKPHIAPDAYTFNIFVHGWCNAWRMDEALWTIEEMKGLGFSPTVITYSTIVQAYCSRLKFGKAYEILDRMMAEGCRPNIITYTTLMNTHAKSGQLGEALSVADKVKSSGCRPDTLFYNSLIYILGKADLLSEALHIFEVEMKSKGVDRNTPTYNTMISILCRHKQWKNALSVLEEMETSSCKPDLQTYMPLLKLCFGERELDGDRFDYLLNNLVYKHQLSFNRDAYTAQIHRLCRVGDIRWATRLFDEMIDREIQPRRRTCQILLQEVEQRNMYEYAEKIRSLMKQLGIPY; encoded by the exons ATGAAAGTTCCCTGCAAG GGTCTTCTTGGTGTTTTTTCGATCTCTCATCAGTTCATCAATGCTGCAAGGAAGAATACAGATAATTGTTGGCCTGTTGGTCTGTTTTCTGGAGGCTTTCAGGCTTGTTATACCACACTGCCACATTCGTTAGCATCTTTCGAGCGAAAGCCAAAACAAACAGATGAAGAATCTAGAGATGCACATCATATCAGAGGAGTGATCTTGAAAGATCAGAATGCCACAGTTGATGCTGTTGTTCAATCCTTGCTGTCTGATCGATTTTGCAGCCAAATTCAGCTTACAGCTAAGCTCGTCGATGATCTACTGCAGAATTTTGGAGACGATTGGAAATCTGCTTTGGGCTTCTTTGAGTGGGTTAGTTCGCGCAATGGATACGAACACACACAATTCGCTCAGAATAGGATGGTGGACTTGCTGGGGAAAATGAGGCAGATGGGTAGTATGTGGGACTTAGTGCAGAAAATGCATTGCGGAGGCTTCCTTACAACTGAAACAATCGCGAAAGTTATGAGAAGACTTGCCGGTGCTAAGAGATGGAAAGACTTGATCCAGTTCTTCGATGAGCTGGAATCGATCGGCTTCGCCAGGGACACAGAAACCATGAATCTATTACTCGACACCCTTTGCAAAGAGAAGAAAGTCGATGTGGCTCGAGAAGCATTTTCGGTACTCAAGCCCCACATTGCTCCCGACGCTTATACTTTCAATATTTTCGTTCATGGCTGGTGCAACGCATGGAGGATGGATGAGGCATTGTGGACTATCGAAGAGATGAAAGGATTGGGATTTAGCCCTACGGTCATTACTTATTCGACTATTGTTCAAGCTTATTGCAGCCGGTTAAAGTTTGGGAAGGCTTATGAGATCCTCGATAGAATGATGGCTGAAGGTTGTCGTCCAAATATCATCACTTATACGACTCTGATGAATACACATGCTAAGTCGGGGCAACTTGGCGAGGCATTGAGTGTGGCCGACAAAGTGAAATCTTCTGGTTGTAGACCCGACACACTCTTCTACAACTCTCTTATCTATATTTTGGGGAAAGCAGATCTACTATCAGAAGCCCTTCATATCTTTGAAGTAGAGATGAAATCGAAAGGCGTCGATCGTAACACCCCGACATATAACACGATGATCTCGATTCTTTGCCGCCACAAGCAATGGAAAAATGCACTCAGTGTCTTGGAGGAAATGGAGACCTCATCATGTAAGCCTGATCTTCAAACATACATGCCGCTACTCAAGTTGTGCTTTGGTGAAAGAGAGCTAGACGGTGATCGGTTCGACTACTTGCTAAATAACTTGGTTTATAAACATCAACTCAGTTTCAATCGTGATGCCTATACAGCACAAATACATCGCTTATGCCGGGTAGGTGATATACGGTGGGCGACGCGCCTCTTTGATGAGATGATCGATCGAGAGATACAACCGCGGAGACGGACATGCCAGATTCTTttgcaagaagtcgagcaaaggAACATGTATGAGTATGCAGAAAAGATTAGAAGTTTGATGAAGCAATTGGGCATTCCCTATTAG